From the genome of Staphylococcus haemolyticus, one region includes:
- a CDS encoding Glu/Leu/Phe/Val family dehydrogenase, with protein sequence MTENNNLVTSTQSIIKEALHKLGFDDGMYDLIKEPLRFLQVRIPVRMDDGTVKTFTGYRAQHNDAVGPTKGGVRFHPEVDEEEVKALSMWMTLKCGIVNLPYGGGKGGIVCDPRQMSIHEVERLSRGYVRAISQFVGPTKDIPAPDVFTNSQIMAWMMDEYSALDKFNSPGFITGKPIVLGGSQGRDRSTALGVVIAIEQAAKRRGKEIKGSRVVIQGFGNAGSFLAKFLYDMGAKVVGISDAYGALHDPEGLDIDYLLDRRDSFGTVTNLFDNTISNKELFELDCDILVPAAISNQITEDNAHDIKADIIVEAANGPTTPEATRILTERGILLVPDVLASAGGVTVSYFEWVQNNQGYYWSEEEVNDKLREKLVDAFDTIYELAQNRKIDMRLAAYIVGIKRTAEAARYRGWA encoded by the coding sequence ATGACTGAGAATAATAATTTAGTGACTTCTACACAAAGTATCATTAAAGAAGCTTTACACAAATTGGGATTTGACGATGGTATGTATGATTTAATCAAAGAACCATTAAGATTTTTACAAGTTCGTATCCCAGTACGCATGGATGATGGTACTGTTAAAACATTTACAGGTTATCGTGCTCAACATAACGATGCTGTTGGTCCAACTAAAGGTGGGGTTCGTTTCCATCCTGAAGTAGATGAAGAAGAAGTTAAAGCATTATCTATGTGGATGACTTTAAAATGCGGTATTGTTAATTTACCATACGGTGGTGGTAAAGGTGGTATCGTATGTGACCCACGTCAAATGAGTATTCATGAAGTTGAACGTTTATCTCGTGGATATGTACGTGCAATTTCTCAATTCGTTGGTCCTACAAAAGATATTCCAGCACCAGACGTATTTACTAACTCTCAAATTATGGCTTGGATGATGGATGAATATAGTGCTTTAGATAAATTTAACTCACCTGGTTTTATTACAGGTAAACCTATCGTATTAGGTGGTTCACAAGGACGCGATCGTTCAACTGCATTGGGCGTAGTGATTGCTATTGAACAAGCAGCTAAACGTCGTGGTAAGGAAATCAAAGGTTCTCGCGTAGTTATCCAAGGATTTGGTAATGCAGGTAGTTTCCTAGCTAAATTCTTATATGACATGGGTGCAAAAGTCGTAGGAATTTCTGATGCTTATGGTGCATTACATGATCCAGAAGGTTTAGATATCGATTATTTATTAGATCGTCGTGATAGTTTCGGTACAGTTACAAACTTATTCGATAACACAATTTCTAACAAAGAATTGTTCGAGTTAGATTGTGACATTCTAGTACCAGCTGCGATTTCTAACCAAATCACTGAAGATAATGCGCATGATATTAAAGCCGATATTATTGTTGAAGCGGCTAACGGACCTACTACACCTGAAGCTACACGAATTTTAACTGAACGTGGTATCTTATTGGTACCAGACGTACTAGCAAGTGCTGGTGGTGTAACAGTTTCATACTTCGAATGGGTGCAAAATAACCAAGGTTATTATTGGTCTGAAGAGGAAGTTAACGATAAATTACGTGAAAAATTAGTAGATGCGTTTGATACAATCTACGAATTAGCACAAAATAGAAAAATTGACATGAGACTAGCAGCTTATATTGTAGGTATTAAACGTACTGCAGAAGCAGCTCGCTACCGTGGTTGGGCATAA
- a CDS encoding ornithine--oxo-acid transaminase produces MTKSEQIIELTNHYGAQNYVPLPIVVAEAEGIWVTDPEGNKYMDMLSAYSAVNQGHRHPKIIQALKDQADKVTLVSRAFHSDNLGEWYEKVCKLSGKDKALPMNTGAEAVETALKAARRWAYDVKGLEPDKAEIIAFNGNFHGRTMAPVSLSSEAEYQRGYGPLLDGFRKVDFGDVDKLKEAINENTAAILVEPIQGEAGINIPPEGYLKAIRELCDEHNILFIADEIQAGLGRSGKLFATDWDNVKPDVYILGKALGGGALPISVVLADNEVLDVFTPGSHGSTFGGNPLACAVSIAALDVILDEDLPGRSHELGEYFKSELQKINHPAIKEVRGRGLFIGVELHENARPFCEALKEKGLLCKETHDTVIRFAPPLVISKEELDDALDRIRSVFN; encoded by the coding sequence ATGACTAAGTCAGAACAAATCATTGAATTAACAAACCATTATGGAGCTCAAAACTACGTACCACTACCAATCGTTGTTGCAGAAGCGGAAGGTATTTGGGTAACTGATCCAGAAGGTAATAAATATATGGATATGCTTTCAGCTTATTCAGCTGTTAACCAAGGACACCGTCATCCTAAAATTATTCAAGCACTTAAAGATCAAGCTGACAAAGTAACTTTGGTTTCTCGTGCTTTTCATAGTGATAATTTAGGTGAATGGTATGAAAAAGTTTGTAAATTATCAGGTAAAGATAAAGCACTACCAATGAATACTGGTGCGGAAGCAGTTGAAACTGCATTGAAAGCTGCACGTCGTTGGGCATATGATGTAAAAGGTCTTGAACCAGATAAAGCTGAAATTATCGCATTTAATGGTAACTTCCATGGTCGTACTATGGCGCCAGTATCTTTATCATCAGAAGCTGAGTACCAACGTGGTTATGGTCCGTTATTAGATGGTTTCCGCAAAGTAGATTTCGGTGATGTTGATAAATTAAAAGAAGCTATTAATGAGAATACAGCTGCTATTTTAGTTGAACCGATTCAAGGTGAAGCAGGTATTAATATCCCACCTGAAGGTTATTTAAAAGCTATCAGAGAATTATGTGATGAACATAATATTCTATTTATTGCCGATGAAATTCAAGCTGGTTTAGGACGTTCTGGTAAATTATTTGCTACTGATTGGGATAATGTTAAACCTGATGTTTATATTTTAGGAAAAGCGCTTGGTGGCGGCGCACTACCTATTTCTGTAGTCTTAGCTGATAACGAAGTACTGGATGTATTTACACCTGGTTCACACGGTTCTACGTTTGGTGGTAATCCATTAGCTTGTGCCGTTTCAATCGCTGCGTTAGATGTCATATTAGATGAAGATTTACCTGGCCGTTCACATGAATTAGGGGAATACTTTAAATCTGAATTACAAAAAATTAATCACCCAGCTATTAAAGAAGTACGTGGTCGTGGTCTATTTATTGGTGTTGAATTACATGAAAATGCTAGACCTTTCTGTGAAGCATTAAAAGAAAAAGGACTATTATGTAAAGAAACTCATGATACGGTGATTCGATTTGCTCCACCTTTAGTTATTTCTAAAGAAGAATTAGATGATGCATTAGATAGAATCAGAAGCGTATTTAATTAA
- a CDS encoding NADH-dependent flavin oxidoreductase: MNKKYEKLFETVTLPNGVELKNRFVLAPLTHISSNDDGTISDVEIPYIEKRSKDVGLAINAASNVNDIGKAFPGQPSVAHDSDIEGLKRLAQAMKKNGAKALVQIHHGGAQALANLTPNGDVVAPSPITLKSFGQQHEHDAREITPKEIEQTIKDFGEATRRVIEAGFDGVEIHGANHYLIHQFVSPYYNRRNDEWSDHMKFPTAVIDEVLKAKSEYASDDFIVGYRLSPEEAESPGISMEITEQLINTITEKSIDYVHISLGDIHSTTREGKYAGQERLKLIHQWVDGRIPVIGVGSVFTADDALDAIESTGVELVALGREILLDYNFISKIQEGKEDEILSEFDPHREDKHELTPNLWKQFNQGFYPLPRKDK; this comes from the coding sequence ATGAATAAAAAATATGAAAAATTATTTGAAACCGTAACTTTGCCAAATGGGGTTGAATTAAAAAATCGTTTTGTATTGGCTCCATTAACGCATATTTCATCTAATGATGATGGTACAATTTCTGACGTGGAAATACCGTATATTGAAAAGCGCTCTAAAGATGTTGGCTTAGCTATCAATGCTGCAAGTAATGTTAACGATATTGGTAAAGCTTTTCCAGGACAACCTTCTGTTGCGCATGATTCAGATATAGAAGGACTCAAGCGTTTAGCACAAGCTATGAAGAAGAATGGTGCTAAAGCTTTAGTTCAAATTCATCATGGTGGCGCACAAGCATTAGCTAATTTAACACCGAATGGAGATGTTGTTGCACCAAGTCCTATCACTTTAAAAAGCTTCGGACAACAACATGAACATGATGCTAGAGAAATTACCCCTAAAGAAATTGAACAAACAATTAAAGATTTCGGTGAAGCAACGCGTCGAGTAATCGAAGCTGGGTTTGATGGCGTAGAGATTCATGGTGCTAATCACTATTTAATTCACCAATTTGTATCTCCATATTATAATAGAAGAAATGATGAATGGTCTGATCACATGAAGTTTCCAACTGCTGTTATAGATGAAGTATTAAAGGCCAAATCAGAATATGCGAGCGATGATTTCATAGTAGGGTATCGACTTTCTCCTGAAGAAGCTGAATCACCAGGTATTTCAATGGAAATTACCGAACAATTAATTAATACAATTACTGAAAAATCAATTGATTATGTTCATATATCTCTTGGAGATATTCATTCAACTACAAGAGAAGGTAAGTATGCAGGACAAGAGCGATTGAAATTAATTCACCAATGGGTGGATGGTCGTATCCCAGTTATTGGTGTAGGATCTGTATTTACAGCTGATGATGCATTAGACGCTATTGAATCAACAGGTGTTGAACTCGTAGCACTTGGTCGTGAAATATTATTAGACTATAATTTCATCAGCAAAATTCAAGAAGGAAAAGAAGATGAAATTTTATCAGAATTTGACCCTCATCGTGAAGATAAGCATGAATTAACACCTAATTTGTGGAAACAATTTAACCAAGGTTTTTATCCGTTACCTCGTAAAGATAAATAG
- a CDS encoding IS1182 family transposase — MYKNYNMTQLTLPMETSVLIPTNDISRHVNDIVETIPDNEFDEFRHHRGATSYHPKMMLKVILYAYTQSVFSGRKIEKMLNDSIRMMWLSQNQKPSYKTINRFRVNPKVDALLESLFIQFYSQCVKQNLIDDKAIFIDGTKIEANANRYTFVWKKSIQNHESKMNEDSKALYHELVTNKIIPEIKEDHDNELTKEEIDLIGSHLDKEIEDLNQHINNEKCTKTRKQIRLKRTKIKKYKKQINDYFERKYRYEFQKSILKDRNSYSKTDHDATFMRMKEDHMKNGQLKPGYNLQIATNSQFVLSYNVYQNPTDTRTMIPFLNSIQETYGHLPEYIVADAGYGSESNYKAIIDDFNRTPLITYGMFIKDKTKKYKSDIFNTQNWNYDEINDEFICPNNKRLGFKRYAYRHDKYGYKRDFKLYECDDCSECPLKNQCMNFNSKTNKKIMKNYNWEYFKSQINKKLSEPETKNIYSQRKIDVEPVFGFMKAILGFTRMSVRGLNKVKRELGFVLMALNIRKVVAQRAENNQKIYKKDNFYIISIEIVFFHLSKNFMSRTLFYAFDYKKATQIYACTVKQNIGRALILRAIV; from the coding sequence ATGTATAAAAATTATAACATGACTCAACTTACTCTACCAATGGAAACTTCAGTTCTTATCCCCACAAATGATATTTCACGACATGTAAATGATATTGTTGAAACAATTCCTGACAATGAATTCGACGAATTCAGACATCACCGTGGTGCAACTTCGTACCATCCTAAAATGATGTTAAAAGTGATTCTATATGCCTACACACAATCTGTATTCTCAGGTCGTAAAATAGAAAAAATGCTTAATGATAGCATCCGAATGATGTGGCTATCACAAAATCAAAAACCTTCTTATAAAACAATTAATCGATTTAGAGTAAATCCAAAAGTAGATGCTTTATTAGAATCTTTATTTATTCAATTTTACAGTCAGTGTGTAAAACAAAATCTTATAGATGATAAAGCTATTTTTATTGATGGTACAAAAATTGAAGCAAATGCCAATCGATATACATTTGTATGGAAAAAGAGTATTCAAAACCATGAATCAAAGATGAATGAGGATTCTAAAGCCCTCTACCATGAATTGGTAACCAATAAAATCATACCGGAAATTAAAGAAGATCATGATAATGAATTAACAAAAGAAGAAATAGATTTGATTGGTAGTCACTTAGATAAAGAAATCGAAGATTTAAACCAACATATCAACAATGAAAAATGTACTAAAACAAGAAAACAAATACGTCTCAAAAGAACTAAAATCAAAAAATACAAAAAGCAAATCAATGATTATTTTGAGCGAAAGTATCGATACGAATTTCAAAAATCTATTTTAAAGGATAGAAATAGTTATTCTAAGACAGATCATGATGCGACATTTATGAGAATGAAAGAAGATCACATGAAAAATGGACAACTTAAGCCAGGGTATAATTTACAAATAGCGACAAATTCCCAATTTGTTTTATCTTATAATGTGTATCAAAATCCAACGGATACTAGAACGATGATTCCATTTTTAAATTCAATTCAAGAGACCTACGGTCATTTACCTGAATATATTGTAGCTGATGCAGGTTATGGTAGTGAATCAAATTATAAGGCAATTATAGATGACTTTAATCGAACGCCACTCATAACATATGGAATGTTTATAAAAGATAAAACTAAAAAATATAAAAGTGACATCTTTAATACTCAAAATTGGAACTATGACGAAATTAATGACGAATTCATTTGTCCGAATAATAAACGGCTAGGTTTTAAAAGATATGCCTATCGTCATGATAAGTATGGTTATAAGCGAGACTTCAAATTATATGAATGTGATGATTGTTCAGAATGTCCTCTGAAAAATCAATGTATGAACTTCAATTCAAAAACAAACAAAAAAATAATGAAGAATTATAACTGGGAATATTTTAAATCCCAAATTAACAAAAAGCTTTCAGAACCAGAAACAAAAAATATCTACAGTCAAAGAAAAATTGATGTGGAACCTGTTTTTGGATTTATGAAGGCTATTTTGGGTTTCACTCGGATGTCTGTCCGAGGACTCAATAAAGTCAAAAGAGAACTTGGTTTTGTATTAATGGCACTTAATATAAGAAAAGTAGTAGCTCAACGAGCTGAAAATAATCAAAAAATTTATAAAAAAGACAATTTCTATATTATTTCAATAGAAATTGTCTTTTTTCACTTATCCAAGAACTTTATGTCCCGGACTCTTTTTTATGCGTTTGATTATAAAAAAGCGACACAAATATATGCATGTACAGTCAAGCAGAATATTGGAAGAGCTTTAATTCTGCGTGCTATAGTCTAG